In Rhizoctonia solani chromosome 6, complete sequence, the sequence ctacaaacccttaacccaggccttgttgccctctacccattccataccccttgggcctttgtcgcccctctttgtttcatagtccattggtgatagggccacggactttaagcctacttgtatcataggtccgagcttagtcgtgacactaggtcaagtctttctcactcgtactcttgtcaacaaacaagacctacgcttggataagcaccaaCGTCTGAATAGCTATTGCatcgtagcccctgtgtaataatcaaagacaggaatacgagtAGCAGTAAGACCGCGGGATAGCCCCTTGCTGgcaatcgtccgcataccagggtgtccgcacctttagtcatacgctgttagtcagccaaacctCCGCTTACAAAAAACCTGACTGATATCACGCTCgcacacagctgttgattttAGTACAAGGATTGTCTAACGCTAGTGGtgaagcaaacagttagtaatTAGAACTATAAACCCGTTAATTGACTATCTGACCGAGTACCAATTTATATTGGGAACGCATCCTAGTGTTTGATTTCCTAGATCTTGTCCTTTTTGCCATTTTTTGGCCATACTCCGTTGTCACCCAATATCTCTACCTTGAGAAAACCCTCCTCGACATCAATCACATCCTATCAGGTTGAATTGAAAACCTTGAGGAACATATAGCCCGAATCAAGGAACCTGGCCTCGTCCAAAATATTGCAATCTTAAAAAGTCATCGATCCTTTGCTGAACGCCTCAATACCATATACGAAACAGAGGCACAAGAGCACAAGAATTTAATTGCAAACCTCGAATCACATAATTGCGATCTTGCTTTAactattgaagagcaagaacgcCTTATAGAGGAAAAGGATAGGCTATTGGTAGAAAAAGAAATCGAGTTGGACAACTTCCATTGCTCCATTcaggatatcacccaagacggaaaAGGGCGTATCCACTATTACgaggaatatgagttttttgcagtctcatatgacaaTACCTGGCTTGGGCGCAATGGGAGAGACTAatttgtcttcttcccaatcggGGTGGTCTGCCCCATCTTCTCGAActcatactcctgctcctgcggctgtgccgccaCATGTATATTCCCCCATGTCTTTTGACCATATGTCTGATTGTGAACTATTAAACATGGTTGcccaaaatatgattgtCCTAAAAAAGGAGTTCTCACAACTACAAGGCGCTTATGAAGCgcaacatgatcaaatagCGTTACTAAGGGCGGAACTTGAGGAACACCGCGATCAATCACGTAATCAACATATTTTTTACTCAAACCAAATTCAAGGGGCGGCAGCATCCATTcaggctgtgcaagatcagcttcttcatcaatcttCCTCTCGCTCCAcagctccacctccaccgccCCCACCTTCTGGCACTGCCACCACTATCAATCCCCCATCTACGTCTTCTAGTTCCGATTtgaaatttgccaagccaaACAAGTTTAGTGGCAAGAAAGAAGACGCCCTCAATTTTATCATTGCTTGCCAAGCTtatataagggcaaaaggTGCAACCCGGTCCCATGAAGAAAAAATTTTGTGGGTAACATTGTATTTTGAGGGAGCAGCAGAAGATTGGGTACGCCcatacaaggaaaggaaggtgttcagggGAGAAGCGGTCCCCTTATTGGAAGACATTGATACATTTTGGGCTGAATTCACTAAGCATTATGTGGACACTAATCGCGACGAGAAGTATcgccaaaaatggaataacTTGCGGCAGAAAGCTTCTGTTCAGGAATATACTCGTGAATTCCAACAGTATTCGGTTTCTCTTGGATACAGTGATGAAACCTTGCGCGATAAGTACTATGACGGACTCAAAAATGAAatcaaggacatcatgctGTCAACAATGTTCCAGTGGCGTCGTGCTACTGCCCAACAAGTCTATGACAAGGCGGAAGAAATTGCCAATCATATTGAATCCACTCGCCTGTCCAATCCGTCTATTCCTACTGCTCGCGCCCCTTCCTCTGCAACCCCCACTTCCACCTCcaaccccactcccacttgTACTCGTCTCAATGTTGGGGACAATGTCTACATGATTGATCCCACTActtgccgcgccaagaaaggcgccaTTACCTCAATTGTACGCACAACTTCTGGCAATATGCCCAATGTCAGGTGGAATGGGGAAACCAAGGACACAatgatcccattcccatcTCTCAAAAAGGATGAACGCCCTGCCGCTGCTGCCCCAGTCAAAACCATTGTTGCTCCTACTCCTGTCCTAGCATCGAACGCTAAAGGCCCAGGtcccatggatcttgatggaaggggcTTTTCAAACCTCACCTGTCATGTATGCGGTGGAAAAGGCCACTTTGCGCGAAATTTCccttctaagcccatgtctggacatgtggcgaATGtagaatggtcttgggaaaggcccaaagaagaaaatagAATTGAAGTCgtctctgatgaggaagagttgggaaaaggaaaagccaaggccaactaaggagtaaggcacttggctgtatgctcgcggatttgcattatgagaacaatgattttgaaatactgtccttatgtaatacatctcaaatatatgcgtcattctctgcaaatccgtgtgaaACTCCTAAATCCCAAAAATCGAGTTTTTTGGCCaaaccttttcaaggaaaagccatgattgattctggagcaacttcttgcttcatccaccctcttttggTAGAAACCTATCGACTTCCAACCTATATACATCCAACCCCCAAGAAATtacgcgttattgatggccaagaaattgattctggtctgtcctagacgtccgtaggggtcgtctaggtagcgggcgcttgtggccgtatagaactaagcgaagaccgcttaaggcggtgaggaggctacctacaacgactaactatctaagtacaatgaccaaagccCTAATGGCAATGgtaagctatgtatctacgaTGAGGaagtcgcttaaggcgacgaGTACAGGTGGGAgtcttagtagttactggcctaaggcctcgtacagttgggggatgcgacaagaggtaatcgacctgggtgttaccatggttggttggcctccttatatattctacagacaagctatttacaattacattatatccaataccgtatcaaataagaaccccgctccgcagtcggccttactcatgcatacgtgtcactgacgtgtcataatgatgtcatcaggtggaggtggctacgtgtgctgaggtaagcgcggatggggacgtggctcggcgcttatcgtatgatataagcgccgatgtcacgtgattgaaaatgttctccaattgccttcgttcaaattcgagaaattgggaataaattccctggtatcaattgtgtctacgacatggtcaaatcactcattttacTCGGTTTAgatgtaccattggcaatcacaccaaagaactagaatgccatatttccaatattggcaatcaccaattagttttaggaatgtcatggttgaaaaaacacaatccccaaattttgtgggaaaaacatacactcGTTTTTAATTCTCTATATTGTTCCAACAACTGTTTAGCCACACCTGCTGTTTTAGAGCTCAAAGCAGTGGAAGAAATTCCTGTCCCTTATCAAGAATTTGCTAGAGTATTTTCAGAGGAGGAATCGTCAAAATTACCACCCCATCGTCCTTACGACATCGCCATTGAGCTACTCCCTGACGCAAAACCCCGACATGGCCCCATCTACAGCCTAGGCCCAAGGGAAGATGCAGAACTTAGGGAAACCATTGAAAAGCAACTGAAAGCAGGCCTGATCCGCCCGTCTAAATCTCCCATGGCTTCCCCCATATTATttgtcaagaagaaaaacgGGAAATTACGCATGTGTGTAGATTATTGACGACTGaacagcatgaccaagaagaatgcCTATCCCCTACCCTTGCCACAGAATCTTATTGAAAAACTACAAGGCGCTAAGATTTTTAGTAAATTTGACCTCAGGGCAGGATATAACTTAGTCCGAATTAAAGAAggcgacgaatggaaaacagccttcaaaacaaaatacggaTTATTCgaatacttggttatgccttttggattgaCAAATGCGCCGGCAGCCTTTCAGGATATGATGAATGAAATATTCAGAGACCTCTTGGATGTTTATGTCATCATATATCTGGACAATATTCTGGTCTTCTCCTTGAATGAAAAAGATCATGAAGTTCATGTGCGAGAAGTACTCAAAAGGCTACAGGATAACAACCTTTTCTGCAATATTGAgaaatgccacttccatgtcaagAGGATTGATTACTTAGGGTTCATTATATCGGAATTTGGCATAGAAGTCGATCAATCCAAGGTTACGGATGCAATAAATTGGTCAACgcctaagaatgtcaagaaCATCCAGGAATTTTTAGGATTTGTAAACTTTTACAGACGATTCATCCctaattttggcaatatggcACGGCCCTTGTATAATTTGCTCAAGAAAGATAGtatttggaaatgggacttGGCGGAACAACAGTCGTTTGATGGCCTTAAAAATGTCTCACATCAGCACCCTTGCTTCTACAGCCTGATACCACCAAACAATTTTATGTGGAATGTGATGCATCGGATTACGCTACTGGGGCCATACTATCCCAACGCAACCCTGAAGGGAAATTGGCCCCGGTAGCCTATTTATCCAAGTCCCTGTCTCCGGCTGAAAAAAACTATGAcatctttgacaaggagctaTTAGCAGTCATTAGAgcatttaaagaatggcgccatttgCTAGAAGGATCCGAAttaccagtccaagttctaacaGATCACAAGAACTTAGAATATTTTTCCACGTCTCAATCCCTAAATAAACGCCAGATTAGATGGGCCAACTTCCTAGTCGACTATAATTTCCAAATCAATTATAGACCTGGAGCACAGAACAAAAAAGCAGACATCCTCTCACGACGCTATGATttggtaccccttgaagggggggtagagaaccaggttctcctgaaaccagAACTCTTTGTTTCAGCTATTACCCCagatcaggaaatcaatgaCCTAATCGGCAAAGCAATTTACGAGGATAACCGTCTGAAAGAAATCTTACATAAACTCCAGGGCAAGGAAAAAGTCTTAGACTGGGAATTGAGAGAAGGACTACTATGGTTTCAAGGAAAAATATTTGTACCAAAGGATGACACTATTAGGAACCTCATCTTGGAATCTAGGCACGATGCATTAGCGGCAGGACATCCGGGACAAGCTAGAACATTAGAACTTGTCTCAAGgaattactattggccatcCTTAAAAAAATTTGTCAACTCTTACGTCAGCCATTGTGAAACCTGCATTCGGTCCAAACCCACAAATCAATTACCCACAGGCTTGTTGAAACCACTACATATCCCTGAACGCCCCTGGGAGGACATAgcatatgacatgattgtgggattACCAGTTTCAGAAGGATTTGATGCCATTCTCACCGTTATCGATCGATTCTCTAAAATGGTACATTTTATACCCACACAATCCACTTCATCTGCTATCAATATTGCAAATCTATTTGTGACATatgtgtggaaactccatggctTGCCCAGAAGCACCGTATCAGACAGAGGACCAACTTTCAATGCCAAATTTATTTGCCACCTGTACAAAAGGCTGGATATTAAACCAACGTACTCcacagcctaccatcctcaaacagatggacaaacagaacgaaTACAACGAGAGGCTGAAATATTCCTTTgcatgtttgggaatcattgaCAATCGGATTGGGTATCATTATTACCCTTAGCAGAGTTTGCCCTCAATAATCTAAAGCAAACTTCCACGGGCAAATCACCATTCCAGATATGCTACGGCTCAAATCCCCGATTCTCTGTAGGTCAAAAGACAGACGAATCAGTACCTAATGCGGATGAACATGCGGAGTTCCTAGAAAGAGGCTATGATGAAGTCAAAGCAGCGTTGTCCTTGtcacaagaaaggatgaaacacttctaTGATCAACGCCAtagggaagaagaggaaatcCAAGTAGGGGATAAAGTCTGGCTAAGTCATCAAAATATATCCACCAATAGACCATCCATCAAGCTTAGCCACAAAAAGCTAGGTCCCTATTTGgtaattgaaaaaattggatCGCATGCGTATAAATTACAACTACCCCAtaccatgcgcatacatccagtattTCACATAAATCTCTTAACAAAATTCTGCCCTGACCCTCATGGACGcgatcctcctcaacctgcacctattattacagaagaaggtgaagaggaatacgaagTGGAAAGAATCTTGGATAGTAAACAGAAGGGACGCGGAAAAACAAGAAAGTTATGGTACctagtcaaatggaaaggatatgacaaaggaagtaactcatgggaacccaTAGACAATGTGGGAAATGCCCAAGAAGCCTTAGAGGAATTTTATAAGGAACACCCcgatgcagttggagcttgaagagggggtaatgtcatgaccttcatcgGCATGACAcatttttctactattttctatcttttttctgagacagtttccttttttggtatatatttatgactcatcaagatcacgtgacatatttgatatatgatgtgaaattgtaaatgactcactatttagtactgttgtttttgatgtggcttctctcatgtatttaaaccaggtcaagtcgctgctaaacagcaagacttgacctctttgtcaattcatcctaagcttacccttacccattgcccaggcccctagttggccataagtgcaccttactacaaacccttaacccaggccttgttgccctctacccattccataccccttgggcctttgttgcccctctttgtttcatagtccattggtgatagggccacggactttaagcctacttgtatcataggtccgagcttagtcgtgacataaggagtccataaaaaatactaaaaataacagaaaaatcaggcaaatctgATGGTATAATTTAGGAAGTTATAACAGTCCTGTCCAAACCAGTAAGAAAGGGAAGAAATGCAACATGGACAAACAAGACTATATTGACAGTGAGTTCCTTGATCCAAACCAAGGAGTTACATACTTAGGTTGGCTTGTAGTATCCAACAAATCCAATCACTATCCAAGTCCAGAtacttcactggaaggtaaaAGCCAGCTCCATATTGCCACAGTGCTAACATCTCACAGTTGTGAGCAAAACTTGCCATCTCCAATCTCAAGCTACTCACCAGCTACCTGAATCCAATGACAAAGGTAAGATAGTCAGTAGTTCACACTATCATTAATAACTTTCTATTGCAGATGAATCACTTGTCCTTGGTATGCACATACATTTGCTTTGTCTGCTACTATTTACCTGCTTACATAAACCAGAAGCCTCAAAGATGCCCAGGCCAAAGCCATCTACATCCAAGAAAGGTAAGTATATCATGTTCCCATGCAAAGAGAGTTTAATGTCTCTCATAGGAAAAGCCGTACCAAAAACAGGTGACAATGGAGCAGGTATGCTATGCAGCAACCCCTTTTCTACATTTACTCACTTGACCAATAGGCAAGGCCAAAAAAGAGCATGGAACAAAGCTCCAAGGGCTCTGCTGGATCATATATGCTGCTTGCCTAGTTCTAAACTCCCTGGCTGAGTTTGAAGAAATGGTCACAATTTGTTTGCAAACTCAATGTGCAATGTACAATGCTTGTGTCAAGGCTGCACAAGAGGAATCCAAAGTCAAGGCCTTGGAATTGGAAATGCAGCAAGTCATCTTGAAGCAGTGGGAGCTATTGGGAAAATCAGGTGCTGGGCTCATCAAAGCTGAGGTGCAATTGCAGCTATGCAACAAGGACCAAGAGATCATCCATCTCCAAACCAAGTTGGCCAAGGCACAAGGTGCCCTAGCTGACAAGGATTGCCTacttgaagaagaaaagTGCAATGCTAAACATGCCAAGGCTGATTTGTTGGAAGCCCAGGCCactcttctttgccaaaagCACTATGAGGCTACTGATTAGGAATGGGTTTAGGGTGTATGATAACTTATAAAATATGATTAAAAACTTGTTGAATGTTACAAACTGTGCCCTGCAATTGCCTCCCCAGCATTTATAAAGTATGGCCAATCCCATTGCGGCTGCCATTGCCCAAGCTCAAGAAACAATTCTTGCTCAACTAAACACTCTTtggaccagtctgggagcaAATGTATCTGATAGCCTACCTGTTCATCCCCCTGCCCCCAATCTTCCAGCTAGAGCCCAAGTTCTGCCACCCATTATTTTACTTAACTCATCTATTAGTGAAACTTCTGGGCCTGAACTTGACCAGGAGCTAGCTTGTCTGGGTCACATCAAGAACCTGGCCCAAGCTCCAGGACATATGTTAAATGTCTTACAAACAGGGCTTGTTAGTGTGGTGCTCATACACAGCCCAGATCTACATTTTAAAAGCTTTTCAAAAGCCATATATGAATTCTTGTAGTGTTTCTAAGCTAAAGTTATGTCCTAAAAAGGATTGGACAAGTCCGGAATTGAACCGGAGACCTCCTCAAGTCACGTGACAACAGTTCAATTCCTGACTGGTCTGCGAATGAGGCGCGATA encodes:
- a CDS encoding Retrotransposon gag protein, which codes for MSFDHMSDCELLNMVAQNMIVLKKEFSQLQGAYEAQHDQIALLRAELEEHRDQSRNQHIFYSNQIQGAAASIQAVQDQLLHQSSSRSTAPPPPPPPSGTATTINPPSTSSSSDLKFAKPNKFSGKKEDALNFIIACQAYIRAKGATRSHEEKILWVTLYFEGAAEDWVRPYKERKVFRGEAVPLLEDIDTFWAEFTKHYVDTNRDEKYRQKWNNLRQKASVQEYTREFQQYSVSLGYSDETLRDKYYDGLKNEIKDIMLSTMFQWRRATAQQVYDKAEEIANHIESTRLSNPSIPTARAPSSATPTSTSNPTPTCTRLNVGDNVYMIDPTTCRAKKGAITSIVRTTSGNMPNVRWNGETKDTMIPFPSLKKDERPAAAAPVKTIVAPTPVLASNAKGPGPMDLDGRGFSNLTCHVCGGKGHFARNFPSKPMSGHVANVEWSWERPKEENRIEVVSDEEELGKGKAKAN
- a CDS encoding Retrotransposable element Tf2 protein, whose amino-acid sequence is MSWLKKHNPQILWEKHTLVFNSLYCSNNCLATPAVLELKAVEEIPVPYQEFARVFSEEESSKLPPHRPYDIAIELLPDAKPRHGPIYSLGPREDAELRETIEKQLKAGLIRPSKSPMASPILFVKKKNGKLRIMTKKNAYPLPLPQNLIEKLQGAKIFSKFDLRAGYNLVRIKEGDEWKTAFKTKYGLFEYLVMPFGLTNAPAAFQDMMNEIFRDLLDVYVIIYLDNILVFSLNEKDHEVHVREVLKRLQDNNLFCNIEKCHFHVKRIDYLGFIISEFGIEVDQSKVTDAINWSTPKNVKNIQEFLGFVNFYRRFIPNFGNMARPLYNLLKKDTPLLLQPDTTKQFYVECDASDYATGAILSQRNPEGKLAPVAYLSKSLSPAEKNYDIFDKELLAVIRAFKEWRHLLEGSELPVQVLTDHKNLEYFSTSQSLNKRQIRWANFLVDYNFQINYRPGAQNKKADILSRRYDLVPLEGGVENQVLLKPELFVSAITPDQEINDLIGKAIYEDNRLKEILHKLQGKEKVLDWELREGLLWFQGKIFVPKDDTIRNLILESRHDALAAGHPGQARTLELVSRNYYWPSLKKFVNSYVSHCETCIRSKPTNQLPTGLLKPLHIPERPWEDIAYDMIVGLPVSEGFDAILTVIDRFSKMPTILKQMDKQNEYNERLKYSFASEFALNNLKQTSTGKSPFQICYGSNPRFSVGQKTDESVPNADEHAEFLERGYDEVKAALSLSQERMKHFYDQRHREEEEIQVGDKVWLSHQNISTNRPSIKLSHKKLGPYLVIEKIGSHAYKLQLPHTMRIHPVFHINLLTKFCPDPHGRDPPQPAPIITEEGEEEYEVERILDSKQKGRGKTRKLWYLVKWKGYDKGSNSWEPIDNVGNAQEALEEFYKEHPDAVGA